The Cryobacterium roopkundense sequence GGCTGCGAAACGGCACGTGCTGGACCATCCTCACCACGATGCAGGAGCTCAAAGGCTTCGAGGAGAAGAAGAACTTCACGAGGGAGACCGGCGTCTCGCACGTGATCGAAAAGGGACGCAAGTCGTGGCTCGAGAAAAAGGAGGAGCGCGAGGCGCGGCTCGGCTACGAGGAGCAGCCGTACTGTGTGATCGTGGGAGGAGGGCAGGGCGGCATCGGGCTCGCCGCCCGGATGCGCCGGCTCGGCGTGCCCACGATCGTGATCGAGAAGAACGCCCGGCCCGGTGACTCCTGGCGCAACCGGTACAAGTCCCTGCACCTCCACGACCCGGTCTGGTACGACCACCTGCCCTACATGAAATTCCCCGAGGACTGGCCGGTGTTTGCGTCGAAAGACAAGATCGGTGACTGGCTTGAGCACTACACGCGCATCATGGAGCTGAACTACTGGTCGAGCACCGAGTGCACGAAGGCGGCGTTCGACGAGGAGGCCCAGGAATGGGTCGTGCAGGTGGTGCGGGAGGGCAAGCCGGTGACGCTTCGCCCCAAGCAGCTTGTGTTCGCGCTCGGGGTTTCCGGGTATCCGAACACCCCGGTGTTCGAGGGTGCCGACGCGTTCACCGGGCAGCAGCACCACTCGTCCCAGCACGCCGGCGGCGGGGACTGGACGGGCAAGAAGGCCGTCGTGATCGGCTCGAACAACTCGGCCCACGACATTTGCGCCGACCTGTGGGAGAACGGCGCAGAGGTCACCATGGTGCAGCGCTCCTCGACGCACATCGCCCGCAGCGACGCTCTCATGGACCTCGCCCTCGGCGGGCTGTACTCCGAGCAGGCGCTCGCGAACGGGGTGACCACGGAGAAGGCCGACCTGCTCTTCGCGTCGCTGCCGTACCGCATCCTGCCGGCGGCGCAGATCCCGGTGTACGAGCAGATGGCCGAGCGCGACGCCGAGTTCTACTCCC is a genomic window containing:
- a CDS encoding NAD(P)/FAD-dependent oxidoreductase, with amino-acid sequence MPESPGTESPSTESPSTLESASDGVQAWLTELDRTLQAGDVAAALDLFDDDCYWRDFVSFTWNLKTLEGKADIERMLTATLDSVKPSGWVLAEPATGTAADAEAWVNFETAQARGYAHLRLRNGTCWTILTTMQELKGFEEKKNFTRETGVSHVIEKGRKSWLEKKEEREARLGYEEQPYCVIVGGGQGGIGLAARMRRLGVPTIVIEKNARPGDSWRNRYKSLHLHDPVWYDHLPYMKFPEDWPVFASKDKIGDWLEHYTRIMELNYWSSTECTKAAFDEEAQEWVVQVVREGKPVTLRPKQLVFALGVSGYPNTPVFEGADAFTGQQHHSSQHAGGGDWTGKKAVVIGSNNSAHDICADLWENGAEVTMVQRSSTHIARSDALMDLALGGLYSEQALANGVTTEKADLLFASLPYRILPAAQIPVYEQMAERDAEFYSQLEAVGFDLDFGTDGSGLFLKYLRRGSGYYIDVGASQLLIDGRVSVKSGQLASITPDSVVMADGSTLPADLIVYATGYGSMNGWLADLVSPEVADQVGRCWGYGSDTPKDPGPWEGELRNMWKPTNVPQLWIHGGNLHQSRHYSNYLALQIKARMEGLETPVFELQESHYAH